The following coding sequences are from one Candidatus Methylomirabilota bacterium window:
- a CDS encoding class I SAM-dependent methyltransferase gives MGTTGVVRCACGLVFVTPTPPRAALEAAYDAAYYQPWQAEMGSRRRIWRRRMGLVDALVAAPGRLLDVGCGTGEFLELARARGWQVTGTEISAYAVATATTRRLDVARGEVWEAGLPPEAFDVATSWHVIEHVADPRRVLDEMHRVLRPGGWLVLATPNLDDWIFRAAYRLTRGHRPPLYEQEEREIHLFHFSARSLRALVAAAGFDVVAVGFDRDAAAVATKRIVNDLAYAFFRVTGINWGMALRLTARKPGGHAA, from the coding sequence GTGGGGACGACGGGCGTCGTGCGATGCGCCTGCGGGCTCGTGTTCGTCACACCCACACCGCCCCGTGCCGCGCTCGAGGCGGCATACGACGCGGCGTACTACCAGCCGTGGCAAGCGGAGATGGGGAGCCGTCGGCGGATCTGGCGGCGCCGTATGGGGCTGGTCGACGCGCTCGTTGCGGCGCCGGGCAGGCTTCTGGACGTCGGTTGCGGTACCGGCGAGTTCCTCGAGCTCGCGCGCGCCCGGGGCTGGCAGGTGACGGGTACTGAGATCTCGGCCTACGCCGTGGCGACCGCGACGACGCGCCGGCTCGACGTCGCCCGCGGCGAGGTGTGGGAGGCGGGCTTACCCCCGGAGGCCTTCGACGTCGCGACCTCGTGGCACGTGATCGAGCACGTGGCCGACCCGCGCCGAGTGCTCGACGAGATGCACCGGGTCTTGCGTCCCGGCGGCTGGCTCGTGCTCGCCACCCCGAACCTGGACGACTGGATCTTCCGGGCGGCATACCGGCTGACCCGCGGCCATCGTCCGCCACTCTACGAGCAGGAGGAACGGGAGATCCATCTCTTCCACTTCTCCGCTCGCTCGCTCCGTGCCCTGGTCGCGGCGGCCGGCTTCGACGTCGTCGCCGTCGGCTTCGACCGAGACGCGGCGGCGGTTGCCACGAAGCGCATCGTCAACGACCTCGCGTATGCCTTCTTTCGCGTGACGGGCATCAACTGGGGCATGGCTCTCCGGCTCACCGCCCGGAAACCCGGCGGCCATGCGGCGTAG